One segment of Prionailurus bengalensis isolate Pbe53 chromosome E3, Fcat_Pben_1.1_paternal_pri, whole genome shotgun sequence DNA contains the following:
- the TFAP4 gene encoding transcription factor AP-4 isoform X2 — protein MEYFMVPTQKVPSLQHFRKTEKEVIGGLCSLANIPLTPETQRDQERRIRREIANSNERRRMQSINAGFQSLKTLIPHTDGEKLSKAAILQQTAEYIFSLEQEKTRLLQQNTQLKRFIQELSGSSPKRRRAEDKDEGIGSPDIWEDEKAEDLRREMIELRQQLDKERSVRMMLEEQVRSLEAHMYPEKLKVIAQQVQLQQQQEQVRLLHQEKLEREQQHLRTQLLPPPAPTHHPTVIVPAPPPPSHHINVVTMGPSSVINSVSTSRQNLDTIVQAIQHIEGTQERQEQEEEQRRAVIVKPGRSCPEAHASDTASDSEASDSDAMDQSREEPAGNGGLP, from the exons CCTTGCCAACATTCCACTGACCCCTGAGACGCAGCGGGACCAGGAGCGGCGGATTCGGCGGGAGATCGCCAACAGCAACGAGCGGAGGCGCATGCAGAGCATCAACGCGGGCTTCCAGTCCCTCAAGACCCTCATCCCCCACACAGATGGAGAGAAGCTCAGCAAG GCAGCCATTCTCCAGCAGACGGCGGAGTACATCTTCTCCCTGGAGCAGGAGAAGACCAGGCTCCTGCAGCAGAACACACAGCTCAAGCGCTTTATCCAG GAGCTGAGCGGCTCATCCCCCAAGCGGCGGCGGGCAGAGGACAAGGATGAGGGCATCGGCTCGCCGGACATCTGGGAAGATGAGAAGGCAGAGGATCTGCGTCGGGAGATGATCGAGCTTCGGCAGCAGCTGGACAAGGAGCGCTCGGTGCGCATGATGCTGGAGGAGCAG GTGCGCTCGCTGGAGGCCCACATGTACCCAGAAAAGCTCAAGGTGATTGCACAGCAGGTgcagctgcagcagcagcaggagcaggtgCGGCTGCTGCACCAGGAGAAACTGGAGCGGGAACAGCAGCACCTGCGGACCCAG CTGCtgccccccccggcccccacccaccaccctacAGTGATTGTGCCGgcgccaccccctccctcccaccacatcAACGTCGTCACCATGGGCCCCTCCTCGGTCATCAACTCTGTTTCCACGTCCCGGCAAAATCTGGACACCATCGTGCAG GCGATCCAGCACATCGAGGGCACCCAGGAAaggcaggagcaggaggaggaacaACGACGAGCCGTCATCGTGAAGCCAGGCCGCAGCTGCCCGGAGGCCCACGCCTCCGACACTGCCTCCGATTCGGAGGCCTCGGACAGCGACGCCATGGACCAGAGCCGGGAGGAGCCAGCAGGGAATGGGgggcttccctga